tgaaaattcgaagttTTGTGGcgagttattttttaaaaatggataacCTGTTTGAAAttactgaatttaaaaaatttgaatcattttattgtttttattttgaaattctctttTACTGACGATacagagttggaaatttttgtgaatcagaCATTAATAATGAATTGGTCCTGTGACGAAGAAATAGAATTAACGAACAGTTCCATCTAAAGTAAAAACTTATCTTTATTTTTGCgtaactatgtacctacctaatacatatTTACACCACCTGTTACCTACATGTATTAGTatagatcgcgaaaaaaaagtcgaagaatTTCGACTAAATTCAGTagaaacattattttgaattgtttaCTCAAATAAAATCACAACTCCGGAAGTGCTCTTGAAGGTGATACGTATACGAGCCCTCAAAAaggagacattttcgaaaaatacattttttccctcTGCAATCCAAACTTGATTTTCCAAAgattctttaaaaatcaaaaaatacacttccaCGTTTGAAATTTAGACTAGTGATgtgctttttcaatttatagctTTGTatggttcgaaaatttttctggcaaTTCGTCAGTAGGTATATTTGGTACCATCTTTTAACATCGTTCGTAAAAGAAGATTGCAACAAGACTAAATTCTTTTCTCCCTGTCCACAGGGATCCGAGCTACGATTTGTCTTTTATTGCCTTGAAAACATCACACCGGCCATCTGTGATCATCCGCTACATTTATTACGTGCGATGATAGACACACACATAGCTAGGGTATAGTTTTCTAAATACATCACAAGACAAACATATAAAATTAACACATCTCGCAGAACACCATCACACCGTTCTATTTCTCTCTCACTTTCTCCTCCTTCTCtctatctctttttttttacattttaaaaccatacagtatatttttttcattttcagttataCTTCATCTTTGTAAGTAAGTGAGAAGAACAATCTTCAGTAAAAGGTTTACCAATAACGTTCTGTAAGTGTGCTTGTTGAAAGTGGAGATTTTGCTGTTAACAAATATCTCGTAGTTCATATTAGTAACATTTTCCTCGTATCATATACCTATTGCACCcagatttcttaatttttttttgttctcaattTTAACTTACGAGATTTCATTTGAGTTTTTTCGccatttgaaaatccaaacatGATTGTGTTGTTGGTGTTATCAATGTTTGCAGCCTCATCTTTGggtaagtagattttttttcaacttttcaagtccattttgaagtacctacgtaGTTAAGGTAACCAAGCCAAGAGGGTTAATACGAATAATTTACGAAGTGAATACGGTTAGAAATTTACGAGTTATTGAATTTATTTGATGTTTTCCGAATCATTGAAAGTATATGTAATACGCGTATAAAAATATTGCTTGGTTGACTGGTGataatttcaagatttcaaaatgaaacaaaaaattatccaaattttttccaacgtcGTAATAACTTTGTCGGTGTAGGTATTAAATATAGGCACCTAAGTACGTTAAGCCTTCTTCCATTTTAGaattaaattcatttataaTTACTTACTTGACTTAATAAATGAGGAACAAAGCACGTATAAAGTACACTAAATTTGATAGTAAAATGTGATTTGCAAAAAGAATCGATACAAAGAAGTAGATAATTTGACAGAAGTAACGGTGTTGAATAGCACATTACAGATGACATCAAACAGCAGGTAAAAAGCGCTCGTTTGCAAGAGGTGCATTAGGCATTCTAAGAAAATGTCAAAGATCAAGTTTAGAAATCAGTATTTCATATTTGTATCTTTCTTGGCATTAGACAACAcgaattaaataggtacttaccaaaATGAAATCGTAGGACtaacttaatttttgattcaagaTGATTAGGAATAATGTCTGCTTATTTACGATCTCCTGCAAAACttccacattaaaaaaaattccaatacatGAAAATGTCCTTACCCccaatgaaaattattgttgttACTTTACCAGCTAATATCATAAATGCTACTTATCtgctcgttaaaaaaaaaatgcgtaaaCTCAGAGTGCTCAGCCACATTTATAGAGTAGGTACTTAGTGGTGGAGGATATCATTGGAATAATAAATAAGACACGTTCCAATCGAGaaagtaaaacttgaaaaaagaaaaataatatatcgtgtagataattttttccaactcaccaACTGATTACATTTCACAGCCTACTTccaaggtttcaaattttctttcacaaaCGACACTGAGTTGGAAGTTTTTCGACGTCAAACATTAATAATGAATTGTTCGAGTTATGAAGAAATAGAGTGGCTGATTCCAGACGATGTGAGTATTTCTGCTTATCTAACTGGTTGTCAAAAGGACAGAAATAGGTGCGTCAATATCTACCTACTtcctgaaaaactgaaaacgatAATAAGACTTTTCAACGTGTTTATACGTATCTAATAtcgaataggtacttatttaggtacctatacctatcagatacttcattttttaataggtaggtattttaaagtCTTCTcctttgactaatttttttcagtgttgctcttttattttctgaaaatataaaagaacaaaatattttaattattgaCAGTTGGCTTGAAAATCTCTCAAGTACttatgtgaaaattatttttatgaatattttcagaGCAATGCATTGATAAAACACGTTTCAAATTATGAGGCCAGTATTTTTATCAACCAGACCACGAAATGTGATAGTGGTGACTACGTATGTAGATCCAAATACAACTGGAATCAATTCGCTCGGATACACATCAATGTtagaggtaggtactaggtacctaatacaatTTTTACCCTTGCAACTCTATCAACGTCAGCAGTGCTAAAAATCTCCATGctcgtgaaaaattattgaagaattgTGTAGATAGTTGATCCATTTTCGTCTTGAATCCGAAATTGCTGAACGTGATTGATGAATAGGTTGGtagggtaggtactaggtacaataaaaaaacctaaaaaaacaaaaaagcagtagaaatttgaaaaatagtcaaGCTCGtgaaaaaccattgaaaaatcaagtacctatttacACTTTTAAGCATACTTATATACGTAGCTGCTCGTGTACATATTTTGTGTAAACTAATATGATTGGTAGCACTGCTTATGGACAGATCGTTGCTTGCTGTGCGTCAGTACTTAAGTACACATTAATTGCgcctttcactttttttttttttttttttaacgttacTTTGCATttactgtgttttttttgtaagcATTGAAATTGAGGTTTTGTATTTGATCACTTTAACAAACTGTGCTTTTGTAATTTTGCATTTGTTGCATCTTGTTTTCGCACGTTTtaaaattgggattttgaacTTGATTACTTAAACAGTGCTTTCGTGATTTTGCTGTCGTTGCAtcttttcaatacctacttgaaGTGTGTTTACATGTAATTCACTGTTGTTGCCTTTTGTACCACTTGTACCTAATCgtgtttttaaattgattaacATTGAATGTGTGTTTGTGATCATCGTGTTCGTGAATCTTTTCACTCCTAGTACGATTTCCAGCTTAAGAATGCAGTCTTTCACATTTGCTACGGTTTCGttggtgattttggtgtttGTATTCTCATTCTGGGGTAAGTtgaacagaagtttctaaattGACCAATTTATATTTCATGAGATTATTATAGTTGATAAGTTTGCAATTGTGTTTCAACGAACGGAGAGTTTTAACAGAggtactcaaattttataacaaataaTTGTGTTTTACAGGATTGAAATACTCTTTTAAGCACAAGGACAGGATAACACTCCAGTTTGGTGAAAAACTCAATGCCACCTGTTCAGACGAAGGAGGAGTGAAGTGGAGCATTCCTCCTGATGTAAGTAACCCTTTATCACTTCTTGCCAATGTACATATAAGAAATACCCAAGGCTATGGAGTATGGACACCAAAATGAAGAAATCCGAGAGAAATTGCATtcatagtcatttttttttttaggtttttgtatgaatgaaataaaacaaagtATATTACATAGGTATTCGATG
The sequence above is a segment of the Planococcus citri chromosome 3, ihPlaCitr1.1, whole genome shotgun sequence genome. Coding sequences within it:
- the LOC135840259 gene encoding uncharacterized protein LOC135840259 — encoded protein: MIVLLVLSMFAASSLAYFQGFKFSFTNDTELEVFRRQTLIMNCSSYEEIEWLIPDDSNALIKHVSNYEASIFINQTTKCDSGDYVCRSKYNWNQFARIHINVRGLKYSFKHKDRITLQFGEKLNATCSDEGGVKWSIPPDSSVLIEKISVFEESVVSNGSVPFDTGRYICESKSNPGERAWFSIYVESNGYVRIKKP